The following are from one region of the Gambusia affinis linkage group LG02, SWU_Gaff_1.0, whole genome shotgun sequence genome:
- the znf507 gene encoding zinc finger protein 507, whose product MDENCSNAVLISKSSSTSDASSSAPVSGSPFEPQPHRVIGQGVPGSVQPKQVDESLIQVIEKLSKIVEQCPQRQSPLGVQKRGKHLDSSEVKLNPGSSPNKRMKNSCDEEARADGSETDGISSSLALGDNNNNITTAPSEVAVGSSHIDLKRTVTCYQCSLCPYLSQTLAQLREHLKQHNEQHSDLILMCSECHFTSRDQEQLEAHVKLHFDDKGGTTRTSTEEEGVLKQGGEGDRDSEASKGSPDESSDPPKKKKWYSYEEYGLYRCLICSYVCSQQRMLKTHAWKHAGLVDCSYPIFEEEESGPARQETQAATNSIIPREDLMILSPGLHDQNLQKLPAAIKLQLCVPVATENQQDQYNPPVSHSSEGSGTAADEDEEKGYTNKDVGSEEPVVEVQVTTEGDGEMGVDRTQESSSVPDSLLSSAQKIINSSPNSAGHINVIVERLPSAEDTVMVTKPLLLNPDVDRDKGLLAVKEEEEQNPVGSVGCVDNSTNNPSVDADCKSPLPKGDSSLRDENIPPTSRKRTHSESLRLHSLAAEALVAMPMRMPELPTSSPKVTLKSALPQIQNQRISDGTQNRQRASDVEKTAALELGPLGLVEGDEEGPTTKTGISLSLLTVIERLRERSDQNISDEDILKELQDNAQFHNGAVAAAITGNGAESYVCNIPGIDGLVGPVDGGLVDYNPGSERPYRCRLCHYSSGNKGYIKQHLRVHRQRAPYQCPICEHKASDSKDLENHMIYHCKSRMHQCKYCPDAFHYKSQLRSHEREHHSCSSDAPSPTTGTDTITPVEESERGTDEEGGVPKMYKCDVCNYTSSTYVGVRNHRRIHNSDKPYRCCSCDFATTNMNSLKSHMRRHPQEHQAVQLLEQYRCSLCGYVCSHPPSLKSHMWKHAGDQNYNYEQVNKAINEAISQSSRPTGPPTPPPDSTQCPTQGKNPALSQGPPRTGPPMEYCVLLFCCCICGFESTSKERLMEHMKEHEGDIISIILNKEQQQVEAAAQADLQTAE is encoded by the exons ATGGATGAGAATTGCAGCAATGCTGTCCTCATCTCAAAGTCCTCCTCTACATCTGAtgcttcttcctctgctccagTATCTGGATCTCCCTTTGAACCCCAGCCTCACAGGGTCATAGGTCAGGGTGTCCCAGGGAGTGTCCAGCCAAAACAGGTGGATGAGTCCCTCATCCAGGTCATCGAGAAACTCAGCAAGATAGTGGAGCAGTGTCCGCAGAGGCAGTCCCCTCTAGGGGTgcagaaaagaggaaaacatctgGACTCCTCCGAGGTGAAGTTGAATCCAGGAAGCTCTCCTAACAAGAGGATGAAGAATAGCTGCGACGAGGAGGCGAGAGCAGATGGTAGCGAAACAGATggcatttcttcttctcttgctcTGGGcgacaataacaacaacatcACTACTGCGCCGAGCGAAGTTGCTGTTGGTTCAAGCCACATCGACCTCAAACGGACAGTAACGTGCTACCAATGCAGCCTTTGTCCCTACCTCTCCCAGACGCTGGCTCAGCTCAGAGAGCACCTGAAGCAGCACAATGAGCAGCACAGCGACCTCATTCTCATGTGCTCCGAGTGTCACTTCACGTCCAGGGACCAGGAGCAGCTGGAGGCACACGTCAAGCTGCACTTTGACGACAAAGGCGGCACGACGAGAACCTCCACGGAAGAGGAAGGAGTTCTGAAACAGGGTGGGGAAGGGGACCGGGACAGTGAGGCGAGCAAAGGTTCACCAGATGAGTCAAGCGACccaccaaagaagaaaaagtggtATAGCTATGAGGAGTACGGTTTGTACCGCTGCTTGATCTGCAGCTACGTGTGCAGCCAGCAGCGAATGCTCAAGACCCACGCCTGGAAGCACGCTGGCCTCGTCGACTGCTCCTACCCCATCTTCGAGGAAGAGGAAAGCGGTCCAGCAAGACAAGAGACTCAAGCAGCTACCAACAGCATCATACCCCGAGAGGATCTAATGATCCTGTCTCCAGGTCTTCATGATCAAAATTTACAGAAACTCCCAGCTGCCATCAAGTTGCAACTCTGTGTGCCTGTTGCTACTGAGAACCAGCAGGATCAATACAATCCACCAGTCTCGCATTCCAGCGAAGGTTCTGGGACGGCTGCAGATGAAGACGAGGAGAAGGGGTACACCAACAAAGACGTCGGCTCTGAGGAGCCTGTGGTGGAGGTGCAGGTGACTACAGAGGGAGATGGTGAGATGGGGGTGGACAGGACCCAAGAAAGCAGCTCCGTTCCTGACAGCCTGCTGTCTTCAGCCCAGAAGATCATTAACAGCAGTCCGAACAGCGCTGGACACATAAACGTGATCGTAGAGCGCCTTCCGTCAGCCGAAGACACCGTCATGGTGACAAAGCCTCTTCTCCTCAACCCAGATGTGGATAGGGACAAGGGTTTGCTGGCTgtgaaagaggaggaagagcagaacCCTGTCGGAAGTGTTGGCTGTGTGGATAACTCCACCAACAACCCTTCAGTAGATGCTGACTGTAAGTCTCCTCTCCCTAAAGGTGACTCCTCCCTAAGGGATGAAAACATCCCCCCAACTAGCCGCAAGCGAACGCATTCCGAGTCACTCCGCCTCCACTCTTTGGCTGCAGAAGCTCTTGTTGCTATGCCGATGAGGATGCCAGAGCTGCCCACCTCCAGTCCTAAGGTGACCCTTAAGAGCGCATTACCCCAGATTCAGAATCAAAGGATTTCGGATGGAACTCAGAACAGACAGAGGGCGTCGGACGTAGAGAAGACGGCAGCCCTGGAATTAGGACCCCTGGGCCTTGTAGAGGGTGATGAGGAAGGTCCCACTACTAAAACTGGAATCAGCCTTTCACTCCTTACCGTCATCGAAAGACTCCGAGAGCGCTCGGACCAGAACATCTCtgatgaagacattttgaaagagCTTCAGGATAATGCGCAGTTCCATAATGGGGCTGTAGCCGCAGCGATCACCGGCAACGGAGCCGAGAGTTACGTGTGTAACATTCCAGGCATTGATGGGTTGGTCGGTCCAGTCGATGGAGGGTTGGTGGACTATAATCCGGGCAGCGAGCGGCCATACCGGTGCCGGCTGTGTCACTACAGCAGCGGCAACAAGGGCTACATTAAACAGCACCTGCGTGTTCACAGACAGAGGGCGCCATACCAGTGTCCCATCTGTGAGCACAAAGCCTCAGACAGTAAGGACTTGGAAAACCACATGATCTACCACTGCAAGAGCAGGATGCACCAGTGTAAATACTGTCCTGATGCCTTCCACTACAAG AGTCAGTTAAGAAGTCATGAAAGAGAGCaccacagctgcagcagcgaCGCACCATCGCCCACAACGGGGACCGACACCATCACCCCAGTGGAGGAATCTGAACGGGGAACAGACGAAG AAGGTGGGGTGCCAAAGATGTATAAATGTGATGTGTGCAACTATACCAGCTCTACATATGTGGGGGTGAGAAACCACAGGCGGATCCATAACTCTGACAAACCGTATCG CTGCTGTAGCTGTGATTTTGCCACCACCAACATGAACAGCCTGAAGAGCCACATGAGGAGGCATCCTCAGGAGCACCAGGCTGTGCAGCTGCTGGAGCAGTACAG ATGCTCTCTGTGCGGCTACGTGTGCAGCCATCCGCCGTCGCTCAAATCCCACATGTGGAAGCACGCCGGGGACCAGAACTACAACTACGAGCAGGTCAACAAGGCCATCAACGAGGCCATCTCCCAGAGCAGCCG CCCTACCGGACCCCCAACACCCCCTCCAGACTCCACCCAGTGCCCCACCCAGGGGAAGAACCCGGCCCTGTCTCAGGGCCCTCCGCGCACGGGGCCCCCCATGGAGTACTGTGTGCtgcttttctgctgctgcatctgcGGCTTCGAGTCCACCAGCAAAGAGCGTCTGATGGAGCACATGAAGGAGCATGAGGGCGACATCATCAGCATCATCCTCAAcaaggagcagcagcaggtggaggcGGCGGCCCAGGCCGACCTCCAGACAGCAGAGTGA